TCTGCCTTTTTGGGTAAGTAATCGGGCTCGAACCGACGACCCCTAGAACCACAATCTAGTGCTCTAACCAACTGAGCTATACCTACCGTGATTTTGATGATACAAAAGTACGATTAAACCCTATTCCCTCCAAATATTTGACTGAAAAAAAACAGCGTTTAAAGCCAACTAGGTGAAGATTAGTTTATTAAATTTTAATAAAAAACATCGAAACGCGTCCATATCGGTGCGGATATGCATTTCGCTACTCCCAAAGCTACCATTTGCTTCCAATTTCTACTAAAAAAGGCGGTTCCTATCAAAGAAACCACCTTTTTTAGTAGAAGAAATGTTGTTAGATCATTTCTACACTTCTCTTCACAAAAGATGTTAGATCGGCTCCAGACAATAAACCTCTGGATAGGAGCGCTAAATCAAAAGCCTGTTTTGCTAGTTTTGAACCCTCTTCGTCCGATGCTGATAAAATTCTTTTGATCAGCGGATGGTTGCCATTGACAGTTACCTTATAATTGTCGGGCAATGAACCATAGAAATTCATACCTCCACCTGTCTTGGCCATATCTTTCATTCGGCGCATAAATTCATCAATTGTTACCGATACAGGCAGGTCACCTTCATTTAACGCGTCAACTTCAACTTTCATATCTTGCCGTGAAATTGCTTTTTCGAAAACCTCAAGCGCTTTTTTGGATTCTTCTTCCGAAAGGGCAAGTTCGACCTTTTCGTCTTTTTGGATCAATTTATCGATAACGTCAGCATCCACACGTTTCAATTGAACCTTTTCACCGCCCTTTTGCTCCAAATAAGCAGCAAAGTGCGTATCCAGTGGCCCATCAAGCATCAAAACATCATAACCTTTGTTTAATGCTGTTTGGATAAAGCCATCTTGTTGAGCGGCATCATGTGTATATAAGTAGACAATGTTACCATCTTTATCTACCTGGATATCTTTGACCTTTTCGTAATACTCTTTAATGGTGAAGCTTTGGTTCCCTGTGTTTTTTACTAAACAGAAGTCATTTGCTTTTTCAGCAAATTTCTCATCGCTTAGCATACCGTATTTGATGAATAAACCGATATCCGTCCATTTCTCTTCAAACCCCTTACGGTCGGTCTTAAATATTTCGTTCAATTTGTCGGCCACCTTTTTGGTGATATAACTGTTGATTTTTTTAACGTTACTGTCTGCCTGTAAAAATGAACGGGATACGTTTAATGGAATATCCGGTGAATCGATGACCCCATGAAGTAACATCAAGAATTCAGGAACAATATCTTTTACCTCGTCGGTGATGAACACTTGTCTAGAATAGAGTTTGATTTTATTGCGTTGGATCTCCAGTTCATTTTTAACTTTAGGGAAGTAAAGGATACCTGTTAGGTTGAATGGGTAATCTACATTGAGATGAATCCAAAACAACGGCTCATCCATTGAGTAGGGATAGAGTTCGCGGTAGAAGGCTAGATAATCTTCGTCTTTTAATTCAGACGGTGATTTTGTCCAAGCCGGATTGGTATTGTTGATGATATTATCTACCGCTACAGATTTGTATTTTGGTTTTCCTTCTTCGTCTTCGCCATCCGGTTCAGAATTCGTTTTGGTACCAAAACGAATTGAAACAGGAAGAAATTTAGCATACTTATCTAAAATGTCCTGTAAGCGTGCCTGGCTTAAAAATTCAGTTGATTCTTCGTTAATATGTAAGATGACATCTGTTCCACGGGTGGTTCTTGTACCTGTAGAAATTTCGTAAGATGTACTACCATCGCAAGTCCAATGAGCGGGTTCTGCTCCATCCTGATAAGATAAGGATTGGATTTCTACTGTATCGGCCACCATAAATGCGGAATAGAAGCCTAAACCAAAGCGGCCAATGATTTCATTTGCATCATTTGCCTCTTTGAATTTTTCCATGAACTCTGTTGCGCCTGAGAAAGCGATCTGGTTGATGTATTTTTTTATTTCATCTGCTGTCATACCAATACCATTGTCGGAAATAGTGATGGTCTTGGCAGCTTCATCAAATTTTACGTCTACAATCAATTCTCCTGTTTCCCCTTGGTATTGACCCAAAGAAGCCAGACGTTTGATTTTTTGAGAAGCATCAACGGCATTAGATACCAGTTCACGCAAGAAAATTTCATTATCAGAGTATAAGAACTTTTTGATTACGGGAAATATATTCTCCGTGTGAATTGAAATACTACCTTTTTCTGGATTCATAATTTGTATGTCGCTATTTTTAATTTTAAGATTTGTTTAAAACATACAATCTGTGTTCCAAATCGTCCCTACAGGACATGATGGCAGGAAACGGTCTATTTTGTCATGGAGGCGTTTGCTGGATTTATAGAATCCCAACGTACTCTGTCAGCGCGAGGTGGTCTTTATACTAGTTTAGACCTGGGCTATGCGGAAAATTGGCGACATGTGCATATTTGGGGCCAAGTCCAATAATCGCATCCTTCCATAGCAATTCACCGTTGCCTTCAAAAATGAGCTGATGGTGGTATTTGTTTTGTACAGCCCAGCTATTTTCTTTTATTTCGCCGTCTAACTGACCGGCGGACCATCCAGAATATCCGATAAAGAATTTTAATTCATCTTGTTTTATGCTGTCCGTTTGTATGGCTTCAATAAGTCTATCTTCATCGCCGCCAAAATAGATTCCAGGGGCTACTTCTTCGCCACTCAGCAGCAAATCAAAACGGCTATGTACAAAAAAAAGGCTTTCCTGAGCCACGGGACCACCGACGTAGATGGGGAAATTGCAATGCGGTATAGCTTCCAATAATTGGCCTATACGAACATTGGTTTGATTATTTAAGACAAATCCGAGGGAACCTTCTGTATTGTATTCGCATAACAATATCACGGATCTGAGGAATCTAGGGTCTAGCATAAATGGTTCGGAAATCAACAGACTTCCTTTTTGTGGGTCTAGTTCGGTAAACATATAGCGCGAGTTTTAATTATTTATTGAATTTAATCTTTTTTATTTAATCTATGCGAGATTTGTGCCAAAATTAGGATTTTGTCAATTTCTACTAACTTTATAGAGAAAAAGCAATGATTTTAGTAAGTTTGTAGGATATAAAAACAGGTTTCTATGTCCATTCAACATAAAGATATTGCAGCAATCAGACAGGATTACGTATTAGGTAGCCTATCTGAATCGGACGTGGATCGTGATCCGGTCCAGCAGTTTAAAAAATGGTTTGACGAGGCGATTCGTAGCGAGGTAATTGAGCCAAATGCCATGGTGCTTTCAACGGTGTCCTCGCAGCAATTGCCGTCCTCGAGAGTCGTTTTATTGAAGGACATTGTAGCCGACGGACTGGTCTTTTTTACAAACTATGAAAGCCGTAAAGGTGAGGATATGAAAGCTAATCCGCATGTGGCCTTGTTGTTTTTTTGGCCCGAATTACAAAGGCAGGTCCGAATTGAAGGTGTTATTGATTTTGTGAGTGAGGCCGATTCGGATGAATATTTCCAATCGCGGCCAAAAGCAAGCCGTATTGGTGCACTAGCATCCCCGCAGAGCCACGAAATCCCCAACCGCAGTTTTCTGGAAGGCAGGGTGAAAGAACTCGAGCATCAGTATGATGGGAACGATTCTGTACCTAGACCATGGCATTGGGGTGGTTATCTATTGAAACCGGTTTATTTCGAGTTCTGGCAAGGACGTGCAAGCCGGTTACATGATCGCATAGTCTATAAAAAAGTGTCAGATTCCTGGAAGATTACGCGTATAGCTCCATAAATATGACATTTGACGAAATTAAATCGATGCTTGTTTCCAAATTTGGAACTCAACTTATTCTTAAAGAAGATCGCAATGGGCTGCAGCCTGCACTATTTATGGATAAAGCAGATATTGTAGCCGTTTGTTTATTCCTCCGGGATACAGAAGGCTTATATTTTGATTTTTTAAGCAACCTTACTGCAGTGGATTATCAAACGCATTTTACCATTGTCTACCATTTAAATTCCTTACCGTATCAACACAGTTTGGTCTTAAAAGTTGAGTTGTCTGGTCATCGTTCGCTGGATGAACTACCGGAGATTCCTTCGCTTACTTCGGTGTGGCGCACGGCAGACTGGCATGAGCGCGAAGCATTTGACCTGATGGGGATTTATTTTGAGGGACATCCGGACCTTAGAAGGATTTTGCTGCCTGACGATTGGGAGGGCTATCCTTTACGGAAGGATTATGAGGAAGCGGAGAAATATCATGGCATTCATATTAATTGATAGAAATGGCGAATCCAAAATATAAAGAGGCATTACTGCGCTATGAAAAACACCTTACAGAGATCTCAAGTCAGGAAATGGTGTTGAATATGGGACCTCAGCACCCTTCGACACATGGTGTGCTTCGGTTACAACTGATTACAGACGGAGAGATCGTGAAAGAGGTTGTTCCACATTTGGGTTATCTGCATCGTTGTTTCGATAAGCATGCTGAATCGTTGAATTATGCAAAAACAATTCCTTTTACTGATCGCTTGGACTATTTGGCTTCGATGAACAATAGCCATGCTTTCGTTATGGGGGTTGAACGTATGCTTGGCCTTGACAGCAAAATACCTAAAAGAATAGAGTACATTCGGGTTTTGGTCTGTGAACTCAACCGAATAGCATCCCACCTGATTGCTATTGGAACATATGGTATTGATATCGGTGCCACAACGCCATTTTTGTGGTGTTTTCGGGATCGTGAACATATCATGAATATGTTGGAATGGGCCTCAGGTTCCAGGATGCTGTACAACTATATCTGGGTAGGCGGCTTATTTTATGATTTGCCCGTTGGCTTTGAAGAGCGCTGTACAGAATTTATCACGTATTTCAAACCTAAATTGGTCGAACTGGATGAGATATTGACACAGAACCAAATATTTATTTCCCGTACAGCTACAATAGGTGTCCTTCCTGCTGATGTTGCCATAAATTATGGCGTATCGGGACCTATGCTGCGTGCATCGGGAATAAAATGGGATTTGAGGCGCATAGATGGTTATTCTGTTTACCCGGAAATTGATTTTGAGATACCTGTGGGAAAAGGTGAAATGGGGAAAATCGGTGATTGCTGGGATCGTTATAAAGTTAGGGTAGACGAGGTCAAGGAATCGGTTCGCATTGTTGAGCAATGTCTTGAACGATTAAAGAAAGACTTTAAACGTACGGCCGAATTTGATCCGCGCGCTTTGGTTCCGAAGAAAGTGAATCTGAAAGCTCAGGACTACTATGTCCGTGCTGAAAATCCGAAAGGAGAATTAGGGTTTTATTTTGTCACAAAAGATAAATCAGATATCCCGTTGCGGGTCAAGTCAAGGGGCCCAAGCTTTAATAACCTTTCGGTGATTTCAGAACTTGGAAAAGGGGTGCTGATTGCTGATCTAATTGCGATCCTTGGATCGATTGATATCGTTTTGGGGGAGGTGGACCGTTAGATTGCGGTAGTGTGCATGTTTTATAAACGATTTAGCAAAATAAAATAGGGATTGTATTGAAAATGTTGCATAAAAACGCAAATAAATTTGTAAATGAAAGCAATTTTCATCATATTTGCAGTCTCATAATTTAAGTTTATAATTGGTTAATGAAAGCTCGTTACTCCCAAAGTAACGGGCTTCTCTTTTTTATGGCATGCATTCTATTGATGCTGTGTATTTATGATGCCGGTGCGTTGGTTTGAGCTTGAAGGGTTTACTGTCTTTTCGCGCGAGTATTGTTGATTATCTTGTAGATTTCATCGAATTCCTGTACTAGAATTTAACGTAAATGATTACCTTTACTGGTCTTAAATATATAAAAGTGACGGATAGTTTAGTTATCATTCCAACATACAATGAAAAGGAAAATATTGAAAAAATCATTCGCAAAGTTTTTTCCTTATCACACGCATTTGATATTTTAATTGTAGACGACGGTTCGCCCGATGGGACGGCTACAATCATCAAGAATTTACAGGTTAATGAATTTACTGGCCGTTTGTTTATCGAAGAGCGAACCGGAAAGCTGGGTTTGGGAACAGCGTATATCCATGGATTTAAATGGGCGCTATCCCGCGAACATTACCAGTATATTTTCGAAATGGATGCGGACTTCAGCCACAATCCAGAGGATCTGCTCCGCTTACGGCAGGCTTGTTTGGATGGTGCTGATATGAGCATAGGTTCGCGTTATATTAAAGGAGTGAATGTTGTCAATTGGCCGATGAGCCGTGTGTTGATGTCCTATTTTGCTTCGGTATATGTTCGTTTTATAACCGGAATAAATATCCAGGATGCTACCGCGGGATTTGTCTGTTTCACTAGGGAGGTCCTCCGGACGATCCCTCTCGAAAAGATTAAGTTTGTAGGCTATGCTTTTCAGATTGAAATGAAATTCACAGCCGTAAAATATGGCTTTAATGTGGTTGAAGTACCCATTATATTCACAGACCGAACCGAAGGCACATCAAAGATGAGCACAAGTATCTTTAAGGAAGCATTTTTTGGCGTTATCCAATTGAAATTAGGAAGTATCGGAAAGCGCTACAAGAGAAATTAAAAATAGCCCACAATGAACGAGAATTTAGATCCAAATCCAGAACGTCTGAGCAACACAGATCGTGATATTGAACGGGCTTTGCGACCTCAGGCTTTTGAAGATTTCACAGGTCAGGCTAAAATATTAGAAAACCTCAATATTTTTGTGAAGGCAGCCAGGCTGAGAGGCGAGGCGCTGGATCACGTTTTGCTACATGGCCCCCCAGGCTTAGGAAAGACTACCTTATCCCATATCATTGCTAATGAGATGGGGGTTGGCATTAAAATTACTTCGGGACCTGTATTGGATAAACCGGGTGATCTTGCAGGATTATTGACAAATCTCGAAGAAGGGGATGTCTTGTTTATCGATGAGATCCACCGTCTAAGCCCTTTAGTAGAAGAATATCTCTATTCGGCAATGGAAGATTTTAAAATCGACATTATGCTGGAAACAGGGCCGAATGCACGGTCTGTGCAGATCTCCCTGAATCCGTTTACCTTGATAGGGGCAACAACACGCTCGGGGCTTTTGACTGCTCCTTTGCGTGCGCGCTTTGGAATTAATTCACGCCTACAATATTATGATGCAAAACTCCTGACAACTATCGTGTTACGCTCGGCACATATCTTAAACACACCGATTTCTGATGAAGGTGCCTATGAGATTGCACGAAGGAGCAGAGGTACACCCCGGATAGCCAATGCTTTACTGCGCCGTACACGGGATTTTGCACAGATAAAGGGTAACGGAAGCATCGATAAAGAAATAGCGAAATATGCTTTGCACGCGCTTAATGTGGATGAAAATGGTTTAGACGAGATGGACAACAAAATCTTAACGACCATTATAGACAAATTTAAAGGTGGACCTGTCGGTTTAAAAACTGTAGCCACAGCAGTTGGGGAGGATGAAGGTACGATTGAGGAAGTCTACGAACCCTTTCTGATTCAAGAAGGATACATTATGCGGACCTCGCGGGGTCGCGAATGTACCGAGGCTGCGTATAAGCATTTGGGCCGTGTCAATCACTCGAAAGGAAATACATTGTTTTAATCGCGAATGGAAACGATACTTTAACTTTTCTGCTGAATAATTTTATTGGTCCGGCTCATTAAGGCTGGACTCGGTTTTGTTCGTTGAAAATAGCTTATCTGAGCCTGTAACTCCTCATGTATCCAAGGGTACTTTTTTCGTAGGTTATTTAAGATGTCCAGACAGTTGACCAATACGGCGACGGGACATGACGGTTCGATCATCCATTGGAAGGAGTGCTCGATAATTTCTTCTTCTATCTCATTTTGAAGTGTATATTCTTTATTTTTTTTAGACGTTAAAAATAATAGAATTTTGGTATAGCTTCTAAGACAACTCCAGTTTTTTTGTTTTTTTAAATTGTTCAAGAATTGCGGGAGAACAGATCTTAGTAATGCTGTATTCTTTAAAACGATGGTTTCAAATACCCAGGCGGCGCGAAAGGCAACCTTTTTATCCTTCTCTAAGGAGATGTTCAACAGCTCGGCCAGGGTTATCCCTTGAAGGATATCCAAAGAAAAATCCGTTACCTCGAAAGATCTCAAGGTAATGGATAAAAATGCTAATTTTTCATCGTAGGTCACGCAACCGTTATTTTTGTGGTTTTTCTCGATTCATTTCAGTCATGTCAACTTCGTTCATCTTGGAATCACCCAACAGATATTGGCTGAAGTAATCGCCCATTTTCCAGAAGAAATACTCCGTCATATCGCCAAAACCATGTCTTTGTCCTGGTAATAGCAAGAAATCAAATCTTTTGTTTGCCTTTATCAATGCGTCCACCATTCGAATGGAATTTGCCGGGTGTACATTGTTGTCAATATCTCCGGTAGCGATAAGCAGCCTGCCTTTTAGGTTTTTTGCAAGCTCTGTATTTTTATTGATTTGGTAGGAGAATGTTGTATCACCTTTAGCAGATACTTTTTCTGTCACCCCATGATGACGCTCACTCCACCAGCGGTTGTAAATCTGATTTTCATGGTTTCCGGCGCCAGACACCGCAACTTTAAAGAAGTCAGGGTAAACAAGCATCGCTGCTGTAGACATAAAACCACCGCCGGAGTGACCAGTTATGCCAACGCGGTTAATGTCGATGTATTTATAACGATCTGCGAGCTGTTCTGCCGCTACTTTTTTATCTTCCAAACCATAGTCACGCAGATTGCCGTATCCATAGGTATGATACCATTGCGAACGTGAAGGGTGTCCGCCACGGTTACCAACTGTGATGACGATAAAACCAAACTGCGCTAGCCTGTCAATTCTGTCCATGCTTCTTCCAAAGGATTTATTGACAGCTTCGGTTTGAGGCCCAGGGTATACATATTCCACAATGGGATAAGTTCTAGTACTGTCAAAGTCAAATGGTTTGTACATGACCCCATAGAGATCCGTGGTGCCATCCCCAGCTTTCACTTTAAAAGGTTCTGGAAATTTGTAACCTGCAGCAAATAGCAAGGATAGGTCAGCTTTTTCCAGTGTCATTATTTTCTGTCCATTGCTATTATATAAGACGGATTCAGGAGTCGTGTTTACTCTGGAGGAATTATTGACAAAATATCGGGAAGATTCGCTCATTTCCACTTGGTGGTCAAAGTTTCCTGGATTTAATAATTTAATTCCGGTGCCATTTGTATTTATACTGTACTGGTGTAGATAATAGGGGTCTTCGTTTTTCTCACGTCCCGATGCTGTAAAGTATAATGTTCCGGAAGCAGGGTCTAAACCGGTAATTTCCTCCGTATGAAAAGCGCCTTTTGTAATTTGATTAATCAATTTTCCATTTGTGTCGTAGAGGTAGTAGTGGCCCCAGCCATCTCTTTCCGACCAATGAACTAATTGCTTTTTGTTTTCGATCAAGAATGGTTTCTGAACATCCAAATATACATTGGAACGCTCCTGGATAATATTGTTTACCGTACCATTTATATTGACCTTTAGGAGATCAATTCGTTTCAGGTCACGGCTAGAGCGCGAAATGTAAAACTCTTCGTTATTGCCCAGCCAGTAGTTGATAAAATAATCCTCTTTATAAGAATTTTTATCCGGGGTTTTTGTCCAGGTAGATACGGTCTGATTTTTAAACGCAGCTATATTGATGCGGCGTGGAGTTCTTGCTGCTGCGTCGAAGATATATAGTTCAGTTTCTGTTGAATCGACTTCGCCAGGCATTTGGTATTTATAAGTTTCAAGTGTCGGCCGGGATGAGCCAACATTATTGATTACCCATAAGGGCTTTAGGGGACGGTTGTCCTTTCTGGTTAAGGTAAAATAACGTCCATCTGGAGACCAGCTGATCCATACCCGCTTGCGTTTAGTATCGTTGTCTTTATCTTTTTCCTCACCCGTAGTTGTGCTATATTCATCACCGCCCCAAGCATAATATTGTACACCATCTTTTGTTATCTGGTGTTCAACAATGGTACTGTCTTTTTCATTCTTTACCGCTTTAAGATAGTTGGATTTGTCCATCCAATACAAGTTGTAATCTTTTGCAAAATAGACTGTATTGGTGTCAGGGGAGAATGTGGCCCAACCCAATGGCGGTTTTACCTTTGTCGAGTCGCTGATTTCTACCACAGACTGTGCTGCTAAGTCATATTCCAGATAAAATAGTTTCTTTTTGGTGGTATCGGACTTATTCTTGAGCTTTTGTATTTCATCTTTGGATTTCACCGTATCTTTGGTACTCTGCACTTGG
The Sphingobacterium multivorum genome window above contains:
- the htpG gene encoding molecular chaperone HtpG is translated as MNPEKGSISIHTENIFPVIKKFLYSDNEIFLRELVSNAVDASQKIKRLASLGQYQGETGELIVDVKFDEAAKTITISDNGIGMTADEIKKYINQIAFSGATEFMEKFKEANDANEIIGRFGLGFYSAFMVADTVEIQSLSYQDGAEPAHWTCDGSTSYEISTGTRTTRGTDVILHINEESTEFLSQARLQDILDKYAKFLPVSIRFGTKTNSEPDGEDEEGKPKYKSVAVDNIINNTNPAWTKSPSELKDEDYLAFYRELYPYSMDEPLFWIHLNVDYPFNLTGILYFPKVKNELEIQRNKIKLYSRQVFITDEVKDIVPEFLMLLHGVIDSPDIPLNVSRSFLQADSNVKKINSYITKKVADKLNEIFKTDRKGFEEKWTDIGLFIKYGMLSDEKFAEKANDFCLVKNTGNQSFTIKEYYEKVKDIQVDKDGNIVYLYTHDAAQQDGFIQTALNKGYDVLMLDGPLDTHFAAYLEQKGGEKVQLKRVDADVIDKLIQKDEKVELALSEEESKKALEVFEKAISRQDMKVEVDALNEGDLPVSVTIDEFMRRMKDMAKTGGGMNFYGSLPDNYKVTVNGNHPLIKRILSASDEEGSKLAKQAFDLALLSRGLLSGADLTSFVKRSVEMI
- a CDS encoding YqgE/AlgH family protein, yielding MFTELDPQKGSLLISEPFMLDPRFLRSVILLCEYNTEGSLGFVLNNQTNVRIGQLLEAIPHCNFPIYVGGPVAQESLFFVHSRFDLLLSGEEVAPGIYFGGDEDRLIEAIQTDSIKQDELKFFIGYSGWSAGQLDGEIKENSWAVQNKYHHQLIFEGNGELLWKDAIIGLGPKYAHVANFPHSPGLN
- the pdxH gene encoding pyridoxamine 5'-phosphate oxidase, which translates into the protein MSIQHKDIAAIRQDYVLGSLSESDVDRDPVQQFKKWFDEAIRSEVIEPNAMVLSTVSSQQLPSSRVVLLKDIVADGLVFFTNYESRKGEDMKANPHVALLFFWPELQRQVRIEGVIDFVSEADSDEYFQSRPKASRIGALASPQSHEIPNRSFLEGRVKELEHQYDGNDSVPRPWHWGGYLLKPVYFEFWQGRASRLHDRIVYKKVSDSWKITRIAP
- a CDS encoding NADH-quinone oxidoreductase subunit C, whose product is MTFDEIKSMLVSKFGTQLILKEDRNGLQPALFMDKADIVAVCLFLRDTEGLYFDFLSNLTAVDYQTHFTIVYHLNSLPYQHSLVLKVELSGHRSLDELPEIPSLTSVWRTADWHEREAFDLMGIYFEGHPDLRRILLPDDWEGYPLRKDYEEAEKYHGIHIN
- a CDS encoding NADH-quinone oxidoreductase subunit D, producing the protein MANPKYKEALLRYEKHLTEISSQEMVLNMGPQHPSTHGVLRLQLITDGEIVKEVVPHLGYLHRCFDKHAESLNYAKTIPFTDRLDYLASMNNSHAFVMGVERMLGLDSKIPKRIEYIRVLVCELNRIASHLIAIGTYGIDIGATTPFLWCFRDREHIMNMLEWASGSRMLYNYIWVGGLFYDLPVGFEERCTEFITYFKPKLVELDEILTQNQIFISRTATIGVLPADVAINYGVSGPMLRASGIKWDLRRIDGYSVYPEIDFEIPVGKGEMGKIGDCWDRYKVRVDEVKESVRIVEQCLERLKKDFKRTAEFDPRALVPKKVNLKAQDYYVRAENPKGELGFYFVTKDKSDIPLRVKSRGPSFNNLSVISELGKGVLIADLIAILGSIDIVLGEVDR
- a CDS encoding polyprenol monophosphomannose synthase, coding for MTDSLVIIPTYNEKENIEKIIRKVFSLSHAFDILIVDDGSPDGTATIIKNLQVNEFTGRLFIEERTGKLGLGTAYIHGFKWALSREHYQYIFEMDADFSHNPEDLLRLRQACLDGADMSIGSRYIKGVNVVNWPMSRVLMSYFASVYVRFITGINIQDATAGFVCFTREVLRTIPLEKIKFVGYAFQIEMKFTAVKYGFNVVEVPIIFTDRTEGTSKMSTSIFKEAFFGVIQLKLGSIGKRYKRN
- the ruvB gene encoding Holliday junction branch migration DNA helicase RuvB, whose translation is MNENLDPNPERLSNTDRDIERALRPQAFEDFTGQAKILENLNIFVKAARLRGEALDHVLLHGPPGLGKTTLSHIIANEMGVGIKITSGPVLDKPGDLAGLLTNLEEGDVLFIDEIHRLSPLVEEYLYSAMEDFKIDIMLETGPNARSVQISLNPFTLIGATTRSGLLTAPLRARFGINSRLQYYDAKLLTTIVLRSAHILNTPISDEGAYEIARRSRGTPRIANALLRRTRDFAQIKGNGSIDKEIAKYALHALNVDENGLDEMDNKILTTIIDKFKGGPVGLKTVATAVGEDEGTIEEVYEPFLIQEGYIMRTSRGRECTEAAYKHLGRVNHSKGNTLF
- a CDS encoding S9 family peptidase; translated protein: MHKYYFILAASLLPYVSTAQQAKEAPIKSNYQLAAKFSPEKLKKMIFSTSIKPNWINFSDRFWYDYASPQGRNWYIVNPALKKKDLLFNNDNLAAQITKIVKNPVDAQHLELQGLRFTKDEKKLRFQVQSTKDTVKSKDEIQKLKNKSDTTKKKLFYLEYDLAAQSVVEISDSTKVKPPLGWATFSPDTNTVYFAKDYNLYWMDKSNYLKAVKNEKDSTIVEHQITKDGVQYYAWGGDEYSTTTGEEKDKDNDTKRKRVWISWSPDGRYFTLTRKDNRPLKPLWVINNVGSSRPTLETYKYQMPGEVDSTETELYIFDAAARTPRRINIAAFKNQTVSTWTKTPDKNSYKEDYFINYWLGNNEEFYISRSSRDLKRIDLLKVNINGTVNNIIQERSNVYLDVQKPFLIENKKQLVHWSERDGWGHYYLYDTNGKLINQITKGAFHTEEITGLDPASGTLYFTASGREKNEDPYYLHQYSINTNGTGIKLLNPGNFDHQVEMSESSRYFVNNSSRVNTTPESVLYNSNGQKIMTLEKADLSLLFAAGYKFPEPFKVKAGDGTTDLYGVMYKPFDFDSTRTYPIVEYVYPGPQTEAVNKSFGRSMDRIDRLAQFGFIVITVGNRGGHPSRSQWYHTYGYGNLRDYGLEDKKVAAEQLADRYKYIDINRVGITGHSGGGFMSTAAMLVYPDFFKVAVSGAGNHENQIYNRWWSERHHGVTEKVSAKGDTTFSYQINKNTELAKNLKGRLLIATGDIDNNVHPANSIRMVDALIKANKRFDFLLLPGQRHGFGDMTEYFFWKMGDYFSQYLLGDSKMNEVDMTEMNREKPQK